CGGCGACAACCGGGAAAACAACGGGCGACGCTGGGGGATCCTCAGTAGCGAACGGGATGCTCACCCcttacccccggagtcctcctccagagggagcggcgggaaatctttTTCACGGAACAGATTCACTGGAGCGActggatcagcagtacacccggcagcctgatgccccaacaagccacactagaaacaagtacggggttgtcgggcataaaacacccgcacgtagtaccctaacAGCCGGACAAATGACGGAATGTCCAACCTCAGTCACATCCAGAGGGTTCGAATGTTGGTCGTCACACCCGAATACATGCCAGACTAACGTGAGTTcgtccgcacactgacgacggagccgtacctctggaagaaacgccaGAGGAGAGTCtcgggaaactccatgggggcgccatggacACTTACATATGTCACAGCACTACTACGATCAGAAATGGTCACACCCGTTGCCgtcctgcagctgcaaagtacgcccctcgtacctccggagaaaatcacggtacacccacaaacttgatgatgacaCGGCGAGCAGCGACCAGCTCGACACCATATATGTCCTGGACTGGGACTCAGAACATGTCAATCAAGACCAAgtccaccagcgggtaaccagcacggccagtaaacttcaAACCTATGGAGTTTATCCGTACGACAGCTGGAATAGGGCTGCCCATCGCAAACACGCCACATcctcaccaccaggaacagcagggagggtagaaacacccacaccccctgccgacgAAAACGGCAACTGGAGCGGGCAAACGACACGTCTACACCGCACAGCAGCTGCGGTGAGACTCATAGCATATCCAACAGGACAACCTCAAGAGCAAGGTAAGACGCACGtccagaaaattccagacccACGGTCTCAGAGCAGCGaacaggagggaagggggggtccCCATGTCTCTGACACCACAAACAACGCCCTCCTTCACTCAGCTTCAAACAACGACTGGGCACCGCAAACCACGACGTCCACCCCCTCCCGTGGCGGGGCCGCGAATCCACACACTTGAGTAATGATGGATGTCAGAGACAATTGAGTAATACAACTCTGGAACATACGCAGATGTTCTACTAAATATAAGTAAACAATAGAAACAAGAAGCTACCAACGCAACCATAACCCATAAGGTTCGTAACTCTGACAACACGCACAGGCAagaggattgggggggggggggagggggtagtgacAGTGGCAGCGGCAGCCCGCGCAACTGGCAAAACGAGCAGTTACACACTCACATATACACAAAACAcatttaaaatataataataatgcaatgtaacacaatacaatacatgtgtgtgtatataatggcATTTTAATATTGATATGCATAAATTTTGAATGATAATAAAAGTATATTGACAAGGTATGACCTCAGCGTATCCAGTCTTAACTGATTAGGCTGGATTATAACAGGAGAGACGAGCAGTCCTGGAAGAACATGGGGATGCAGAAGACATAGAAAACACTAAATAAtgtatataaattgaataagtttagattcagtaaagacctgagtaaatatcaGATTTGCAAGTAAGATTTTCAACTTATAGAACAAATTAGCAGGTAACATAATTGACGTGAGATCATTGTCTTGTTTTTTTCCAAGTCAAAGATTGACACATGTGAGTTTGGttgggtgagagagaggagggttAGAGAGAGAAGGTGGgtgagaaagagaaggagggtgagaaagagaaggagggtgagaaagagaaggagggcgagaaagagaaggagggtgagaaagagaaggagggtgagaaagagaaggagggcgagaaagagaaggagggcgagaaagagaaggagggtgagaaagagaaggagggtgagaaagagaaggagggtgagaaagagaaggagggcgagaaagagaaggagggcgagaaagagaaggagggtgagaaagagaaggagggcgagaaagagaaggagggcgagaaagagaaggagggtgagaaagagaaggagggtgagaaagagaaggtgagaaagagaaggagggtgagaaagagaaggagggtgagaaagagaaggagggcgagaaagagaaggagggcgagaaagagaaggagggtgagaaagagaaggagggcgagaaagagaaggagggcgagaaagagaaggagggtgagaaagagaaggagggtgagaaagagaaggaaggtgagaaagagaaggagagtgagaaagagaaggagggtgagaaagagaaggagggcgagaaagagaaggagggcgagaaagagaaggagggcgagaaagagaaggagggcgagaaagagaaggaaggtgagaaagagaaggagggtgagaaagagaaggagggcgagaaagagaaggagggcgagaaagagaaggaaggtgagaaagagaaggagggtgagaaagagaaggagggtgagaaagagaaggagggcgagaaagagaaggaaggtgagaaagagaaggagggtgagaaagaggtggatgagaaagagaaggagggtgagaaagagatggatcagaaagagaaggagggtgagagaaagagaacgagggtgagaaagagaaggagggtgagagaaagagaagggggtgagaaagagaaggagggtgagaaagagaaggagggtgagaaagagaaggagggcgagaaagagaaggagggtgagaaagaggtggatgagaaagagaaggagggtgAGAAAGAGAAGGCGgatgagaaagagaaggagggtgagagaaagagaacgagggtgagaaagagaaggagggtgagagaaagagaagggggtgagaaagagaaggaggatgagaaagagaaggagggtgagaaagagaaggagggtgagaaagagaaggagggtgagaaagagaaggagggtgAGAAAGAGGTGGATGAGAAAGAGAAGGCGGATGAGAAAAAGAAGGAGGGTGAGAGAAAGAGAACGAGGgtgagaaagagaaggagggtgagagaaagagaagggggtgagaaagagaaggagggtgAAAAAGAGGTGgatgagaaagagaaggagggtgagagaaagagaagggggtgagaaagagaacgagggtgagaaagagaaggagggtgagaaagagaaggagggtgagagaaagagaaggagggtgagaaagagaaggagggtgagaaagagaaggagggcgagaaagagaaggatggtgaGAAAGAGGTGgatgagaaagagaaggagggtgAGAAAGAGAAGGCGGatgagaaagagaaggaaggtgagagaaagagaacgagggtgagaaagagaaggagggtgagagaaagagaagggtgtgagaaagagaaggagggtgagaaagagaaggagggtgAGAAAGAGAAGGCGGATGAGAAAGAGAAGGCGgatgagaaagagaaggagggtgAGAGAAAGAGAACGAGGGTGAGAAAGAGAACGAGGGTGAGAAAGAGATGGATGAAAAAGATAGAAAGGGAGGTGCTGGGAAGTCATACGTTAAGTTTAAGCGTACACTGCAGTACTATCAATAATCATTGTTAACATAATATTTATAGAGGTCAACGTTCTTGCGTGGATATATAActcaataataattcattgtatcgtgggacaggaagccagagtgtatctaTACACAGTAGACTTATATCGAGGTcgctcccccccacacccaggccgaactactgaccccgcccaggatgcaaccccgcaacaagctgactaactcctgggtacctactgcTACATGAACAGAGACATtatgtgaaaggaaatgtgcccgaccatttctgtcccgcccgagaTTCGAACCCGAAATTCTCTATTATACGTCGAGAACGAAaccaactgtactaccgggacctctGGTATATATGATAACAGTTCATTAGGTGTCTCAGTGCTGGGGTGAACATCTACCAAATCTGTTAAACAAGTATTGGGGTCGAGATAAGTGATTTACCTTGCCCAGTCTGAAGCAGAACTAATCCTCTGCTGACCTACTGGTAAATAGTCAATAGATATAATGTACAAATATTCAGCGAGCACACACAATACGTGTGACCCCCTTACAACCCTAACTGATCAGTGAAGCTGCTGTTCACTATCTCCACCGGTCAACTCAACAATACCAACATTATACATTCATATAAACCCCTCTCGGAGTAACAAAAAACAGGAACGTCACATTCGCTTTGTATAAATCTGCAGAATGTTTGGTTTCAAAATGAGAACGTTGGTGATGGATTACTAGTGCCAGTGTGTGCTCTGCGTGGGTACCCGTCACTCTGTACTTGGACTGTGCCTACATCCCTGGCAGTAATTTTACCGTTACTGGTAATGATTCTTAATGTTCACATTAAATTGAGTTCTTCAGATGTTATGCTGACCTGTGTTTGACTTGTGGTTGTCCAAGAACCCAAGAGTGTATTACAAGTCAGTGGCTGACACACTTGTAAGATGAGTTCGTGTGAGTGCATCAGCACCACAGCCAGAGGCGTGAGTGCACTTGTGGCACTAACGTGATCAGTCGTGTGGAGTCAGTCTTGCCGTGATGCACTTCGCCTGCACGCAGACCTTGCCGGTATTGTCAGAGTAAACACTCTTCTTGCAGCCTGATGCCGGATTGTTTGAACTCCTCGCGTTCACTGCTCACGTGAATACACCCTGACCTTGTGTTTGTTCTCACAACCTGACCACACTGGCAACCTCTCCCAACTCACCACTGTCCACGTGTTGAACTACAATTTTGGGTATTTTTATAAAACGACAAAATGACAAGTCAATAAAATGTAACGTCAAAATTAATACATGAGATTAGAAGGGAGATATTATCAATATTGGTAGGTACAATAGGACACCACGCCCATGTGAGGATAGTCCTGATGGCCCATGTAAGCCTGAtcctgataagaacataagaataaaggtaactgcagaaggcctattggaccGTACGAGGTAGCTTCTATTTATGACCTATTTACCACCCAacaccactcatatacatgtccaacaaacattagaaacaatcaagggaccccacctccaccacgttacacggtaattggttccacaaatcaacaaccctgttaccgaaccagttttTAACCAGGtcattcctaaatctaaacttatccaatttatacccattgtttcgtgttttgcctTGTCTTGAAACTTTCAACACCCTACCAATATCCCCTGTTGTTAtgaccattcatccacttgtacacctctatcatgtcacacctaattGTTTGCctgtctagagaatgtaatttaaactttgtcaatctttcttcatatgacagattTCTAACGTGGGGGATTAtctttgtcatcctatgctggacgcgCTCTAGTGaacttatatccattctatagtacagcgaccaaaattgaactgcataatctaaatggggcctaaccagagcaagatatagctaaagAACACCAGGTGTCTCATTACTAACGCTACGATTAATAAAtctcagtgtcctatttgccttattacgaacatcatTGCACTGATTTTTTTAGTTTTATCTTCTTATCTTAGTtttatccgacttcgcaatctcaacaccatctagctcgtatcttgtaactctatcctcATTACCTAACTTCAAAACctgacatttgtcagcattaaactgcatctgtcaatattttgaccatttcaaaaccatatttagatcgtcttgaagtgatagcgagcctttttccgtgtttatttcccctttatttcggggagccggtcggccgagcggacagcacgctggacttatgatcctgtggtcctgggttaaatcccgggcgccggcaagaaacaatgggcagagtttttttcaccctatacccctgttacctagcagtaaaataggtacctgcgtgttagtcagctgtcacgggctgcttcctggggggtggaggcctggtcgaggaccgggccgcaggacactaaagccccgaaatcgtctcaagataacctcaagataacctcccgatttttgtatcatcggcaaatttgcaaatatttctgctcaaacctgaatctaaataatttatatatattatgaataacagaggtcccaggacagagccttgaggtactccacttacaacattttcccactctgacttaaccctatttattctaactctctgtttcctttggtacagctatgccctaatccaacttaatatagcacccccaataccatgaacctctatctttttaatcagtctttcatgtgacactgcatcaaaagctttgctagaatcaaggtacacaacatcacaaacgttaccactatcaactatctcaactatgctggagtaaAATGATAGTAAAgtcgttaaacatgaacggctatttgtaaaaccatgttgtgaatcatttattaatttatgtttttcaaagtGAAGACGATTAGTATTttaaattatcgattcaagtaactttcctataatagacgttaggctaattggccgatagtttaacGCAAGTTACCTATTTTGTAAATAGGAAAAGGGAAGACCACAAGAATATCAATATAGCTGAGCATAATTTATAATGCGTAAAACTTACTTGTAGCGATACAAGCAATTACCATCTCTACACATTTTTAAAATAAAGGACTTAAAAATGATTTAAGACAGCGCTTTATTAAAAACGTTCTTGGTTGAAAAAGCGCCCTCGTTATTTTCGCACATAACTGAGGAAGATAAAAATATTATATTCTTTAGCTTACATAAAACGTTTGATACTGTTCCACATTACGAATTTATTAAGATGCTTGGTACTGAATGGGGCTCAGGACGAAGACATGTTTATTACACGTGGAACACAGCGAGCACGTGGAACACAGGGAGCACGTGGAACACAGGGAGCACGTGGAACACAGGGAGCACGTGGAACACAGCGAGCACGAGGAACACAGGGAGCACGTGGAACACAGCGAGCACGTGGAACACAGCGAGCACGTGGAACATGGCGAGCACGTGGAACACAGGGAGCACGTGGAACACAGGGAGCACGTGGAACACAGCGAGCACGTGGAACATGGCGAGCACGTGGAACACAGCGAGCACGTGGAACACAGCGAGCACGTGGAACATGGCGAGCACGTGGAACACAGGGAGCACGTGGAACACAGGGAGCACGTGGAACACAGGGAGCACGTGGAACACAGGGAGCACGTGGAACATGGCGAGCACATGGAACATGGCGAGCACGTGGAACACAGGGAGCACGTGGAACACAGTGAGCACGTGGAACACAGGGAGCACGTGGAACACAGGGAACACGTGGAACACAGCGAGCACGAGGAACACAGGGAGCACGTGGAACACAGCGAGCACGTGGAACACAGCGAGCACGTGGAACACAGGGAGCACGTGGAACACAGGGAGCACGTGGAACACAGCGAGCACGTGGAACACAGGGAGCACGTGGAACACAGGGAGCACGTGGAACACAGGGAGCACGTGGAACACAGCGAGCACGTGGAACACAGCGAACACGTGGAACACAGGGAGCACGTGGAACACACCGAGCACGTGGAACATGGCGAGCACGTGGAACACAGGGAGCACGTGGAACACAGCGAGCACGTGGAACACAGGGAGCACGTGGAACACAGGGAGCACGTGGAACATGGCGAGCACGTGGAACACAGCGAGCACGTGGAACACAGCGAGCACGTGGAACATGGCGAGCACGTGGAACACAGGGAGCACGTGGAACACAGCGAGCACGTGGAACACAGGGAGCACGTGGAACACAGGGAGCACGTGGAACACAGCGAGCACGTGGAACACAGCGAGCACGTGGAACACAGGGAGCACGTGGAACACAGGGAGCACGTGGAACACAGCGAGCACGTGGAACACAGGGAGCACGTGGAACACAGGGAGCACGTGGAACACAGGGAGCACGTGGAACACAGGGAGCACGTGGAACATGGCGAGCACATGGAACATGGCGAGCACGTGGAACACAGGGAGCACGTGGAACACAGCGAGCACGTGGAACACAGGGAGCACGTGGAACACAGGGAACACGTGGAACACAGCGAGCACGAGGAACACAGGGAGCACGTGGAACACAGCGAGCACGTGGAACACAGCGAGCACGTGGAACACAGCGAGCACGTGGAACACAACGAGCACGTGGAACACAGGGAGCACGTGGAACACAGGGAGCACGTGGAACACAGCGAGCACGTGGAACACAGCGAGCACGTGGAACACAGGGAGCACGTGGAACACAGGGGGCACGTGGAACAAAGGGAGCACGTGGAACACAGCGAGCACGTGGAACACAGCGAGCACGTGGAACACAGGGAGCACGTGGAACACAGGGGGCACGTGGAACACAGCGAGCACATGGAACACAGGGGATACGTGGAACACAGGGGGCACGTGGAACACAGCGAGCACGTGGAACACAGGGGATACGTGGAACACAGGGGGCACGTGGAACACAGGGAGCACGTGGAACACGGGAAGCACGTGGAACACAGGGAGCACGTGGAACACGGGAAGCACGTGGAACACAGGGGGCACGTGGAACACGGGAAGCACGTGGAACACAGCGAGCACGTGGAACACAGGGGATACATGGAACACAGGGGGCACGTGGAACACAGGAAGAACGTGGAACACAGCGAGCACGTGGAACACAGGGGATACGTGGAACACAGGGGGCACGTGGAACACGGGAAGCACGTGGAACACAGGGAGCACGTGGAACACAGGGAGCACGTGGAACACAGCGAGCACGTGGAACACAGGGAGCACGTGGAACACAGGGAGCACGTGGAACACAGGGGGCACGTGGAACACAGCGA
This genomic window from Procambarus clarkii isolate CNS0578487 chromosome 26, FALCON_Pclarkii_2.0, whole genome shotgun sequence contains:
- the LOC123750069 gene encoding trichohyalin-like, which encodes MGLRTKTCLLHVEHSEHVEHREHVEHREHVEHREHVEHSEHEEHREHVEHSEHVEHSEHVEHGEHVEHREHVEHREHVEHSEHVEHGEHVEHSEHVEHSEHVEHGEHVEHREHVEHREHVEHREHVEHREHVEHGEHMEHGEHVEHREHVEHSEHVEHREHVEHREHVEHSEHEEHREHVEHSEHVEHSEHVEHREHVEHREHVEHSEHVEHREHVEHREHVEHREHVEHSEHVEHSEHVEHREHVEHTEHVEHGEHVEHREHVEHSEHVEHREHVEHREHVEHGEHVEHSEHVEHSEHVEHGEHVEHREHVEHSEHVEHREHVEHREHVEHSEHVEHSEHVEHREHVEHREHVEHSEHVEHREHVEHREHVEHREHVEHREHVEHGEHMEHGEHVEHREHVEHSEHVEHREHVEHREHVEHSEHEEHREHVEHSEHVEHSEHVEHSEHVEHNEHVEHREHVEHREHVEHSEHVEHSEHVEHREHVEHRGHVEQREHVEHSEHVEHSEHVEHREHVEHRGHVEHSEHMEHRGYVEHRGHVEHSEHVEHRGYVEHRGHVEHREHVEHGKHVEHREHVEHGKHVEHRGHVEHGKHVEHSEHVEHRGYMEHRGHVEHRKNVEHSEHVEHRGYVEHRGHVEHGKHVEHREHVEHREHVEHSEHVEHREHVEHREHVEHRGHVEHSEHMEHRGYVEHRGHVEHSEHVEHRGYVEHRGHVEHGKHVEHREHMEHGKHVEHREHVEHGKHVEHREHVEHSEHVEHGKHVEHREHVEHGKHVEHREHVEHGKHVEHREHVEHGKHVEHREHVEHREHVEHSEHSQIREH